The Mesobacillus jeotgali genome window below encodes:
- a CDS encoding sugar ABC transporter permease — translation MKSSESTLVHTETGSKVIRGSKTIETARTKGLSRKAKDNLAGYLFISPWLIGFLGLTLGPLLFSLAASFTDYNITSKMNFIGLDNYKRMFTMDDLFRTSLFNTVYYVIFSVPLTTAGAIVLAVLLNQKIKGMKFFRTIYYLPAVLSGVAVYFLWMQLLSPSTGLVNTMLGWFGIEGPAWLFDPEWTKPALLMMKMWSVGGGMLLYLAIMQGVSPQMYEAADIEGASPWQKFYYITLPMISPIIFFDVITSTIGAFQIFQEAYVMTENGSGGPGNSLLFYNLHMWNNAFEVFDMGYASAMAWLLFIIVMVLTAVNMKLGKRWVHYEGGDGK, via the coding sequence ATGAAGTCATCAGAGAGTACATTAGTGCACACAGAAACTGGGTCTAAAGTAATAAGAGGAAGTAAAACCATTGAAACAGCCCGAACGAAGGGCCTCAGCAGGAAAGCAAAAGATAATCTGGCAGGTTATTTATTCATTTCTCCTTGGCTTATTGGGTTTCTGGGTTTGACTTTAGGTCCATTATTATTCAGTCTGGCCGCAAGTTTCACAGATTACAATATTACTTCAAAAATGAATTTCATTGGTTTGGATAACTACAAACGCATGTTTACGATGGACGATTTATTCCGCACTTCTCTTTTTAATACTGTTTATTATGTTATTTTCTCGGTTCCATTGACGACTGCGGGAGCGATTGTGCTGGCTGTCCTGTTGAACCAGAAGATCAAAGGAATGAAGTTTTTCAGGACAATCTATTATTTGCCTGCGGTCTTATCGGGTGTTGCCGTATATTTTCTCTGGATGCAGCTGTTAAGTCCATCAACAGGACTGGTAAACACGATGCTTGGATGGTTCGGAATTGAAGGCCCGGCCTGGCTGTTTGATCCTGAATGGACAAAACCGGCATTGCTTATGATGAAAATGTGGAGTGTAGGAGGTGGAATGCTTTTATACCTGGCAATCATGCAAGGGGTTTCGCCGCAAATGTATGAAGCTGCCGATATTGAAGGCGCATCCCCTTGGCAAAAGTTTTATTATATAACCCTTCCCATGATATCACCGATCATCTTTTTTGATGTAATCACAAGTACGATCGGCGCATTCCAGATATTCCAGGAGGCATATGTCATGACTGAAAATGGAAGTGGTGGTCCTGGAAATTCACTATTATTCTACAACCTTCATATGTGGAATAATGCTTTTGAAGTTTTCGACATGGGTTACGCTTCCGCCATGGCGTGGCTATTGTTCATAATTGTCATGGTTCTGACAGCTGTGAATATGAAGCTTGGCAAACGCTGGGTACATTACGAAGGGGGGGACGGCAAATGA
- a CDS encoding carbohydrate ABC transporter permease, giving the protein MRSTTAPKFHETKKFKENVRLTIVTLLLIAGSTLILLPLWWMISTSLKSPAEIAQYPPTFIPKEFNFSNYIEAWQTAPFTRWALNTLFLAVVGTIGSVLVNSLVAYAFAKIKFKGRNTIFVLVLSTMLIPGFVTMVPQYILFSKLGWIDTYLPLLVPAFLGSAFFIFLLRQFMMGIPNELIEAAVLDGAGHLQIWWNIMIPLTKPALITVAIFSFNGAWNDLLGPLLYINDESKYTLQIGLQTCKGTVQTQWHYLMAMSVTVLLPVILLFFFFQRYFIEGSNLSSGTKG; this is encoded by the coding sequence ATGAGGTCCACAACTGCACCGAAATTTCACGAGACGAAGAAATTCAAGGAGAATGTACGGCTCACGATTGTGACGCTGCTTCTTATTGCCGGCAGTACTTTGATCCTTCTGCCATTATGGTGGATGATATCAACATCACTTAAGTCCCCAGCTGAGATCGCACAGTATCCGCCGACTTTTATACCTAAAGAATTCAACTTCAGCAATTATATAGAAGCCTGGCAGACTGCCCCTTTCACTCGCTGGGCATTGAATACGCTTTTCCTGGCAGTAGTCGGCACGATTGGCAGTGTACTTGTCAATTCGCTGGTAGCATATGCTTTTGCGAAGATTAAATTCAAAGGCAGAAATACGATCTTTGTCCTTGTTTTATCCACCATGCTGATTCCAGGATTTGTGACAATGGTGCCGCAGTATATTCTCTTTTCAAAACTTGGCTGGATTGATACTTATCTGCCATTGCTGGTACCGGCCTTCCTGGGCAGCGCATTTTTTATCTTTTTACTGCGCCAGTTCATGATGGGGATCCCGAATGAACTAATCGAAGCAGCTGTGCTGGATGGGGCAGGCCACCTGCAAATCTGGTGGAATATCATGATTCCGCTGACAAAGCCAGCATTAATTACAGTTGCAATCTTTTCATTCAACGGTGCCTGGAATGATCTTTTAGGTCCATTGCTTTACATCAATGATGAAAGTAAATATACCTTACAGATTGGGCTGCAGACCTGCAAGGGAACTGTGCAGACCCAGTGGCATTACTTGATGGCAATGTCGGTGACTGTATTATTGCCAGTCATCTTGTTGTTTTTCTTTTTCCAGAGATACTTCATTGAAGGCTCAAATCTTTCTTCAGGTACCAAAGGATAA
- the ltrA gene encoding group II intron reverse transcriptase/maturase, with protein sequence MLMNLILSRENLIEALKRVEKNKGSHGIDGMSVKSLRRHLYENWDTLCDSLRKGTYQPNPVRRVEIPKPNGGVRLLGIPTVIDRFIQQAIAQVLTPLFDPTFSEHSYGFRPSRRGHDAVRKARGYISEGYRWVIDMDLEKFFDKVNHDKLMGILASRIQDRLVLKLIRKYLQAGIMINGVVYDAEEGTPQGGPLSPLLSNILLDKLDKELERRGHKFVRYADDCNIYMKSKKAGERVMNSITCFIEQKLKLKVNRGKSAVDRPWKRKFLGFSFTVNKKPKVRIANESVKRLKAKIRKLTSRSKPIPMEVRIEKLNQFLTGWCGYFALADTPSKFKEFDEWIRRRLRMIEWKQWKNPKTRVRKLKSLGVPDQKAYEWGNSRKKFWRIASSPILHKTLDNSYWSHRGLKSLYQRYEFLRHT encoded by the coding sequence ATGTTAATGAATCTGATTCTATCACGGGAAAACTTAATAGAAGCACTTAAACGTGTGGAGAAGAACAAAGGGAGTCACGGCATAGATGGAATGTCCGTAAAATCCCTACGAAGACATCTCTATGAGAACTGGGACACCCTTTGTGATTCTTTAAGGAAAGGTACCTATCAACCTAACCCAGTACGTCGAGTCGAAATCCCGAAACCGAACGGTGGAGTAAGGTTACTTGGAATACCTACCGTGATAGATCGTTTCATCCAACAGGCAATCGCCCAAGTTTTAACTCCGCTTTTTGACCCAACCTTCTCGGAACATAGTTATGGGTTTAGGCCAAGCCGAAGAGGCCATGACGCTGTACGTAAAGCAAGGGGATATATAAGTGAAGGTTACAGATGGGTGATTGACATGGACTTGGAGAAGTTCTTTGACAAAGTGAATCATGACAAGCTGATGGGGATATTGGCAAGCAGAATCCAAGACCGATTGGTCTTGAAGCTAATTCGAAAATATCTCCAAGCAGGAATCATGATAAATGGTGTAGTCTACGATGCAGAAGAAGGAACACCACAAGGAGGTCCCCTGAGCCCTCTTCTTTCGAATATACTTTTGGATAAGCTTGATAAAGAACTAGAAAGGAGAGGTCACAAGTTTGTCCGATACGCCGATGATTGTAATATTTACATGAAATCGAAGAAAGCTGGAGAACGAGTAATGAACTCCATTACATGCTTCATTGAGCAGAAATTAAAGCTCAAAGTAAACAGAGGGAAATCAGCGGTTGACCGCCCGTGGAAACGAAAATTCCTTGGCTTTAGCTTTACGGTTAATAAGAAACCGAAGGTTCGAATAGCCAACGAAAGTGTTAAAAGGCTAAAAGCTAAAATACGAAAGTTAACATCCCGTTCTAAACCAATCCCCATGGAAGTTAGAATTGAGAAATTGAATCAATTTCTAACGGGATGGTGTGGATATTTTGCATTAGCTGATACACCAAGTAAATTCAAAGAATTTGATGAGTGGATTAGAAGAAGACTCCGTATGATTGAATGGAAACAATGGAAGAACCCGAAGACAAGAGTAAGAAAACTCAAAAGTCTTGGCGTTCCAGACCAAAAGGCATACGAATGGGGAAATTCCAGAAAGAAATTTTGGAGAATTGCCTCAAGTCCAATCTTACACAAAACCCTCGATAACTCTTATTGGAGTCATCGAGGGCTCAAAAGTCTATATCAAAGATATGAATTTCTACGTCACACTTAA
- a CDS encoding YkvA family protein, with protein sequence MLGPKKLEEGYKKFESKAKEYIKKPEKTDILMKDASKKADDHKGSLAGIWDNLQLLFDLIGAWRRGEYRKIPTRSIVTIIASIIYFVSPIDLIPDFLIGLGIVDDAAVIGFVLKQITTDLERFRDWKENHVAVSEIIEEAPLEKMQ encoded by the coding sequence ATGTTAGGACCAAAGAAGCTTGAAGAAGGCTATAAAAAGTTTGAATCTAAAGCAAAAGAGTATATAAAGAAACCTGAGAAAACCGACATTCTAATGAAGGATGCCAGCAAAAAAGCTGATGATCATAAAGGTTCTCTTGCCGGAATTTGGGACAACCTGCAGCTGCTGTTTGATTTGATAGGAGCCTGGCGTCGAGGAGAATACCGAAAAATACCTACCAGATCTATTGTGACAATCATCGCTTCGATTATTTACTTCGTCTCCCCCATTGATTTAATTCCAGATTTCCTCATCGGGCTTGGAATTGTCGATGACGCCGCTGTAATCGGTTTTGTTCTGAAACAAATCACAACTGACCTTGAAAGGTTCCGTGATTGGAAGGAAAATCATGTAGCGGTCAGTGAAATTATTGAGGAAGCCCCACTTGAAAAAATGCAATAG
- the treP gene encoding PTS system trehalose-specific EIIBC component, with translation MDRQAVEQIIEAVGGKENIAAATHCVTRLRFALKDEGKVDKEKLENSDLVKGSFSANGQYQVVIGQGLVDKVYAEMVAITGIGEASKEEIKDAAAQNLNPLQRAIKTLADIFIPILPAIVTAGLLMGINNILTGKDIFFEGKALIDVYTGWADFASIINLIANTAFVFLPGLIGWSAVNKFGGSPLLGIVLGLMLVHPDLLNAWGYGAAQQEGEIPAWNLFGLTIEKVGYQGQVLPVLLASYVLAKMEIFLRKRIPDAFQLLTVAPIALLVTGFLSFIVIGPITFAIGNLITNGVVGIFDAVPAIGGLIYGGLYAPLVITGMHHTFLAVDLQLIGSIGGTFLWPMVALSNIAQGSAAFAMMFAEKNNEKLKGLSMTSGISAWLGITEPAMFGVNLRYRYPFIAAIIGSAIAGIVITLRGVMAPSIGVGGLPAFLSIFTEFWGVFFIGMGIAIVVPFVLTFIMAKTRKKKEA, from the coding sequence ATGGATCGACAAGCAGTTGAACAGATTATTGAAGCTGTCGGGGGCAAAGAAAACATTGCTGCTGCCACCCACTGTGTTACAAGGCTGCGTTTTGCCTTGAAGGATGAAGGAAAAGTGGATAAAGAAAAACTGGAGAATAGTGATCTTGTAAAAGGATCTTTTTCCGCAAACGGCCAGTATCAGGTAGTTATTGGACAGGGACTGGTTGATAAGGTTTACGCAGAAATGGTTGCGATTACAGGAATTGGTGAAGCTTCGAAAGAAGAAATCAAAGATGCTGCAGCTCAAAACTTGAACCCTCTTCAAAGGGCAATAAAGACACTTGCTGACATTTTCATCCCAATCCTGCCGGCTATTGTCACTGCTGGTCTGTTGATGGGGATCAATAATATCCTGACTGGTAAGGATATCTTTTTTGAAGGCAAGGCACTGATTGATGTTTACACTGGCTGGGCTGATTTTGCCAGCATCATCAACTTGATTGCTAATACAGCATTCGTATTCCTGCCAGGCTTGATTGGCTGGAGTGCTGTCAATAAGTTTGGCGGAAGTCCGCTTCTTGGTATTGTATTGGGACTCATGCTTGTGCATCCGGACCTGCTGAACGCGTGGGGTTACGGGGCGGCACAGCAAGAAGGGGAGATCCCAGCGTGGAACTTGTTTGGATTGACCATTGAGAAAGTAGGCTATCAAGGACAGGTATTACCAGTATTGTTAGCATCTTATGTTCTTGCGAAGATGGAAATTTTCCTGCGCAAGCGTATCCCTGATGCGTTCCAACTGTTGACAGTGGCTCCGATTGCTTTATTGGTAACAGGTTTCCTATCATTCATCGTAATTGGGCCGATCACTTTTGCAATCGGTAACTTGATCACAAACGGCGTCGTAGGAATTTTCGATGCAGTACCTGCTATCGGCGGCCTTATTTATGGTGGTTTATATGCCCCACTAGTTATCACTGGTATGCACCATACCTTCCTGGCTGTGGATTTACAGCTGATCGGATCAATCGGCGGAACATTCCTATGGCCGATGGTAGCCCTATCCAATATCGCGCAGGGATCAGCAGCTTTTGCCATGATGTTTGCTGAGAAGAACAATGAAAAATTAAAAGGTCTGTCCATGACATCGGGAATTTCAGCTTGGCTGGGAATCACTGAGCCAGCTATGTTCGGTGTGAACCTTCGCTACAGATATCCATTTATCGCAGCGATCATCGGTTCAGCAATCGCGGGAATCGTCATCACCCTTCGCGGAGTCATGGCACCATCAATCGGTGTAGGCGGATTGCCAGCTTTTCTTTCCATCTTCACAGAGTTCTGGGGAGTTTTCTTCATCGGCATGGGAATCGCGATTGTCGTACCTTTCGTGCTGACATTCATTATGGCTAAAACTAGAAAGAAAAAAGAAGCATAA
- the treC gene encoding alpha,alpha-phosphotrehalase encodes MTEPWWKKSVVYQIYPKSFYDTTGNGTGDLPGIIAKLDYLKELGVDVLWLTPVYDSPQRDNGYDIRNYYQIYEEYGTMDDFDRMLEEAHSRGIKIIMDLVVNHSSTEHEWFQDALKSRDSRYRNYYIWKDPKEDGSAPTNWESKFGGNAWEYDEATGQYYLHLFDVTQADLNWENEQVRNDVYEMMHYWFKKGIDGFRLDVINLISKDQEFPDDDGSVPPGDGRKFYTDGPKVHEYLQEMNSEVLSKYDSMTVGEMSSTTIENCIKYSNPERNELSMTFNFHHLKVDYENGDKWTLADFDFLALKRILSLWQVEMHKGGGWNALFWCNHDQPRVVSRYGDDGQYRLESAKMLGTAVHMLQGTPYIYQGEEIGMTNPYFKKIEDYRDVESLNIYKMKMEEGMSKEKILKILQSKSRDNSRTPVQWNAEKHAGFTSGTPWISVAGNYQTVNVENALADENSVFYHYKKLIQLRKQYDIITYGDYQLILEEDPEIFAYVRNGQDEKLLVVNNFYGKDTVFELPETVEADGYKVEILLSNYQDSGEDVSRIKLRPYESVIYYLNK; translated from the coding sequence ATGACTGAACCATGGTGGAAAAAGTCGGTTGTCTATCAAATCTATCCAAAGAGTTTTTATGATACAACTGGCAATGGAACAGGCGACCTGCCGGGGATTATCGCCAAGCTGGATTATTTGAAAGAGCTGGGAGTGGACGTGTTATGGCTGACGCCAGTCTATGATTCACCGCAGCGAGATAATGGCTACGATATAAGAAATTATTATCAAATATATGAAGAATACGGGACGATGGATGACTTCGACCGTATGCTTGAGGAAGCACATTCACGCGGCATCAAAATTATCATGGATTTAGTCGTGAACCACTCATCAACTGAGCATGAGTGGTTCCAGGATGCCTTGAAATCCAGGGACAGCCGTTACCGCAATTATTATATCTGGAAAGACCCAAAGGAAGACGGAAGTGCACCTACTAATTGGGAATCCAAATTCGGCGGGAATGCATGGGAATATGATGAGGCAACAGGACAATATTACCTTCATTTATTCGATGTGACACAGGCTGATCTGAATTGGGAAAATGAACAGGTCCGCAATGATGTTTATGAAATGATGCATTATTGGTTTAAAAAAGGGATTGATGGCTTCAGGCTTGATGTTATTAACCTAATTTCAAAGGATCAGGAATTCCCTGATGATGATGGCTCGGTACCTCCGGGAGATGGCCGGAAATTTTATACAGATGGACCAAAGGTGCACGAGTATTTGCAGGAAATGAATTCTGAGGTTCTTTCTAAGTATGACAGTATGACGGTTGGCGAGATGTCATCTACAACGATTGAGAACTGCATCAAATATTCGAATCCTGAGCGGAACGAATTAAGCATGACCTTCAACTTCCATCACTTAAAGGTGGACTATGAGAATGGTGACAAGTGGACTCTTGCTGATTTTGATTTTCTAGCCCTTAAACGGATCCTGTCTTTATGGCAGGTGGAAATGCACAAGGGAGGCGGTTGGAATGCCCTGTTCTGGTGCAATCATGACCAGCCGAGGGTCGTTTCCCGTTATGGAGATGATGGTCAATACCGCCTTGAATCAGCTAAAATGCTGGGAACCGCAGTGCATATGCTGCAGGGGACACCTTATATCTATCAGGGTGAAGAAATCGGCATGACCAATCCATATTTTAAAAAAATCGAGGATTACCGGGATGTTGAATCCTTGAATATTTATAAAATGAAAATGGAAGAAGGCATGTCCAAGGAGAAGATCCTTAAGATTTTGCAAAGCAAGTCGCGAGACAACTCGAGGACTCCTGTACAATGGAATGCAGAAAAGCATGCAGGATTTACAAGCGGTACTCCATGGATCAGTGTTGCCGGAAATTATCAAACGGTGAATGTTGAAAATGCGCTCGCAGATGAAAATTCAGTGTTTTATCATTATAAAAAGCTGATACAATTGCGGAAGCAATATGACATCATCACCTATGGAGATTATCAGCTGATTCTTGAGGAAGATCCTGAAATTTTTGCTTATGTCAGAAACGGACAGGATGAAAAACTGCTTGTCGTTAATAATTTTTATGGAAAAGATACTGTTTTTGAACTGCCAGAGACTGTAGAGGCAGATGGATATAAGGTGGAGATTCTGCTCTCGAACTATCAAGATTCTGGGGAAGATGTATCACGGATTAAACTTCGTCCTTACGAATCGGTTATTTATTATTTAAATAAATAA
- a CDS encoding YugN family protein, with the protein MIPIQSNIDGKELTVGELKQKLGPLGFNVNGQWEYDHAYIDYKLNDDHGDRQYVRIPFKSTGGPLDDEGTFVQIGTPFLLDHQFETDVDEEGNIGALTGSLNQFKAPADKDAPFPKELVERGEALINRAEQALGV; encoded by the coding sequence ATGATTCCGATTCAATCAAATATAGACGGAAAAGAGCTTACTGTAGGAGAATTGAAACAAAAACTAGGACCGCTTGGTTTCAATGTCAATGGCCAGTGGGAATATGACCATGCGTACATTGACTACAAATTGAATGATGACCATGGTGACCGCCAATACGTACGGATTCCATTCAAGTCAACGGGAGGTCCGCTGGATGATGAAGGCACATTCGTGCAGATTGGGACGCCGTTCCTGCTGGATCATCAATTTGAGACAGATGTTGATGAGGAAGGCAATATCGGTGCACTAACCGGCTCCTTAAACCAATTTAAAGCTCCTGCTGACAAGGATGCTCCATTCCCAAAGGAACTTGTTGAAAGAGGGGAAGCACTGATCAACAGGGCCGAACAGGCATTAGGTGTTTAA
- a CDS encoding DHHA1 domain-containing protein yields MEHKLYYRDAYLKKFSAELIEQKEDTAGRKYVTLSETAFYPTGGGQPFDTGYLNGIEVVDVEEVDDEIRHYIKDSLVVCDHIEGEINWERRFDHMQQHAGQHILSAAFEEMYGYKTVSFHLGKDTLTIDLDTERLVAKEAAKVEELANQVILENRPIITKWVDEEELKLYRLRKELSVSHNIRLVIIPDFDYNGCGGTHPNSTAEVGSLKILGWERQKKIVRVEFVCGQRVINQLGKKHEIIKELTVQLNAPEQDLSAAVNRLLGQKKELEKSVEELKEKLLKFEAAEIIRAGKTDIVSTVFQDRSIQELQKLARLLAVDAEEKVFLLVSENKDKLQFVLAKGKNAEGNLKEWAKEALSLIEGKGGGNETLVQGGGKLISGEEFIRKVTGFIQSCE; encoded by the coding sequence ATGGAACATAAATTGTATTATCGGGATGCATACTTAAAAAAGTTTTCTGCGGAATTGATTGAGCAAAAAGAAGATACCGCAGGAAGGAAGTATGTCACCCTTTCAGAGACCGCTTTTTATCCGACTGGCGGCGGACAGCCATTCGATACTGGATACCTGAATGGAATTGAGGTAGTGGATGTCGAGGAGGTTGACGACGAGATCCGTCATTACATAAAAGATAGTTTAGTTGTATGTGATCATATTGAAGGGGAAATAAATTGGGAGCGCAGATTTGACCATATGCAGCAGCATGCCGGGCAGCATATTCTTTCCGCAGCATTTGAGGAGATGTATGGTTATAAAACGGTGAGCTTCCATCTTGGTAAAGATACATTGACAATTGACCTTGACACAGAAAGGCTAGTTGCTAAAGAGGCGGCAAAGGTAGAGGAACTGGCTAACCAGGTGATTCTCGAAAACCGCCCAATTATCACTAAATGGGTTGATGAAGAAGAATTGAAGCTGTACAGGCTTAGGAAAGAGTTATCAGTATCACATAATATCAGGCTCGTCATCATACCTGACTTTGACTATAATGGCTGTGGCGGAACACATCCAAACAGCACTGCAGAGGTTGGCTCGTTGAAAATCCTCGGTTGGGAAAGACAAAAGAAAATCGTCCGTGTTGAGTTTGTTTGCGGCCAGAGGGTAATAAACCAGCTTGGCAAAAAACATGAAATCATCAAGGAACTTACAGTCCAGCTCAATGCACCAGAACAGGATTTGAGTGCAGCAGTAAATCGGCTCCTTGGACAAAAGAAAGAACTTGAAAAGTCTGTTGAAGAATTGAAGGAAAAATTATTAAAATTCGAGGCAGCAGAGATTATCAGGGCAGGAAAAACCGATATCGTGAGCACTGTATTTCAGGACAGGAGCATTCAGGAACTTCAAAAGCTGGCCAGGCTGCTGGCAGTGGATGCAGAAGAAAAGGTATTTTTGCTTGTGTCTGAAAATAAAGACAAGCTGCAGTTTGTGTTGGCAAAGGGAAAGAATGCAGAAGGCAATTTGAAGGAATGGGCAAAGGAGGCCCTGTCCCTTATTGAGGGAAAGGGAGGCGGAAACGAAACCCTCGTACAGGGCGGAGGCAAGTTGATTTCTGGTGAAGAATTCATCAGGAAGGTTACCGGATTTATCCAATCTTGTGAATAG